In the Mesorhizobium sp. M1D.F.Ca.ET.043.01.1.1 genome, TTGGCAAGGTCAGCCTGTTCCTCGGGGCTGCTCGGATAGCCCTTGATCGTGCTGTCGGTATAGGTCTTCGAAGCATAGTTGAAATGCGTCGTCGTGGTGGCGACGCCGATCGACTTGCCGGCGAGGTCTTCCTTGGTCACGCCCTTGAGCGGCGAATCCTTGGGCACGGCGATCGCGGAGGGGGTGTTGTAGTATTTGTGGGTGAAGTCCACCTTTTCCTGCCGCTCGGGCGTGATCGACATCGAGGCGACGATGGCGTCGAACTTGCCGGCCTGGAGCGCTGGAATGATGCCGTCCCAGTCCTGCGCGACGAAGGTGCACTTCACCTTCATCTCGTCGCACAGCGCCTTGGCGATATCGATGTCGAAACCGACGAGTTGGCCGTCCGAGGTCAGGTTGTTGAAGGGCGGGTACGCGCCTTCGGTGCCGATCCTCAGGGTCTTCTCCTGAGCCTGGGCGACGCCAAGTGTCAGCAGCGCGGCCGAAGCGGCGAGCGCGATACGCAGTGCAATACGCATGATAATCCTCTCATATTGTCATGGCCGCTGTCCCGTGCGGCTCTTGTGGGCGGGGCTTCTTGACCGCCCGCTGCGCGGGATACTCCCACTCTTTCGAAGAAAAAAGCAACTGCAAAACAACAGCAAACGACATCCGCCGTGTGCCGCTGCGTTACTTGGTTGGAGCGTTCAGGCCGGTCGCGCGCTCGACAAAGTCGGCTATCGATTTGGTATCGTCGAGATCGAAAACGGGGAGGGTTTCGCCTTCGACTTTGAAATCCGCCGCGATGGCGACGATGTTTGGGTCGTTGATCGAAAGCGGCGTCCGGTCCTTGGCCTCCAGCCGCCTTGCCTCGATCTTCTTGTGCGCCTCGCGCTTGTAGCCCTCGACGAGCACGATGTCGGAGGGCGCCAGGCGCGACAGGATGTCGTCCAGCGACGGCTCGTCCTCGTTGCGCAGTTCGTGCATCAGCGCCCAGCGCCGGCCGGAGACGATCGCGACCTCCATGGCACCAGCCTGGCGGTGACGGAAGGAGTCCGTGTCAGGCTTGTCGATGTCGAAGTCATGATGGGCATGCTTGACGGTCGAGACCGTCCAGCCGCGCCGGACCAGTTCGGCGACCAGCTTTTCGGTCAGGGTCGTCTTGCCGGAATTCTTCCAGCCGGTGATGCCGAATACGCGTCTCATGGCTGCAGGCTTTGCAACAGACGCTCGGCCTCCGCAAGATCGTCCGGCGTGTTGATGTTGAAGAACGGGTCGATCCGCTCGCCGTCGGCCTCGATCATCGGAAACTCAACCTCGACGAAACCGTGCCGCTCGATGAAGGCCGAAACCCGGCGATTGTCCTCGTCGACCAGGAAACGGCGCAGATCGTCGCGCAGGCCCTGCGGCCAGAGCGCGAAGGTCGGGTGCCATCTGCCGTCGGCACGGGCGACCGCGATCGCGCCTGGTCTTTCGTTGGCGGCTGCGGCCAACCGTTCGACGAGATCGCTGGGGAAGAATGGCGTGTCGCCGGCCGCGCTGACAAGCGACCGGCAGGCCGTGTTGTCCGCCGTCCATTCGAGGCCGGCGAGGATTCCGGCCAACGGGCCGGCATAGCCTGGCACCGTGTCGGCGATCACCGGAATGCCGAGGCCGGCAAACCGTGCGAGGTCGCCATTGGCATTGAGCGCAAGCATGCCGACCTGCGCTTTGAGACGCGCGACGACGTGGTCAATCAGCCTGCCTTTGCCCAGCGGCAACAGGGGCTTGTCGCCGCCGCCCATCCGGCGCGACTGGCCTCCCGCCAGGATGATGCCCGCAACGCTTTGATACATCGCGCCTATATGCCGTCCGGCGCCATGTCGGGTCCAGCGCTTTCGGCGGCAGGCTGCCGCCGGCCGACGATGCGTTCACGATACAGCGCATAGAGGCCGGAACCGATGATGATCGAGGCGCCGACGATCATCGGCAGGTCGGGGACGTCGCCGAAGATGACGAGTCCGAGCAGGATCGACCACAGCAGCGCCGTATAGCGGAAGGGCGCGATGAAGGAGATGTCGCCCGAGCGCATCGCCATGATGATGAACTGATAGCCGATGAGGACCAGCACTGCCGCCAGCGCCAGCAGCGCGGTCGCTCGTGCGCTCATCGGCGTCCAGCCGCCCATCGGCGACAAGAGCAGCGCGCCCAACACCGTCATGGCGAGAGCTGTCGCTGTCGATACCAGCATGGTCGGGATCGCCTGCG is a window encoding:
- the mobA gene encoding molybdenum cofactor guanylyltransferase MobA, translating into MYQSVAGIILAGGQSRRMGGGDKPLLPLGKGRLIDHVVARLKAQVGMLALNANGDLARFAGLGIPVIADTVPGYAGPLAGILAGLEWTADNTACRSLVSAAGDTPFFPSDLVERLAAAANERPGAIAVARADGRWHPTFALWPQGLRDDLRRFLVDEDNRRVSAFIERHGFVEVEFPMIEADGERIDPFFNINTPDDLAEAERLLQSLQP
- a CDS encoding ABC transporter substrate-binding protein, with translation MRIALRIALAASAALLTLGVAQAQEKTLRIGTEGAYPPFNNLTSDGQLVGFDIDIAKALCDEMKVKCTFVAQDWDGIIPALQAGKFDAIVASMSITPERQEKVDFTHKYYNTPSAIAVPKDSPLKGVTKEDLAGKSIGVATTTTHFNYASKTYTDSTIKGYPSSPEEQADLANGRLDAIEDDIVVLQQWLDSTDGACCKILGQPSPQPVEIFGPGAGIAVRKGETDLVNKLNNAIDAIRKNGKYKEINDKYFKFDVYGAES
- the mobB gene encoding molybdopterin-guanine dinucleotide biosynthesis protein B, producing MRRVFGITGWKNSGKTTLTEKLVAELVRRGWTVSTVKHAHHDFDIDKPDTDSFRHRQAGAMEVAIVSGRRWALMHELRNEDEPSLDDILSRLAPSDIVLVEGYKREAHKKIEARRLEAKDRTPLSINDPNIVAIAADFKVEGETLPVFDLDDTKSIADFVERATGLNAPTK